Proteins from one Parasteatoda tepidariorum isolate YZ-2023 chromosome 4, CAS_Ptep_4.0, whole genome shotgun sequence genomic window:
- the LOC107452258 gene encoding ubiquitin-like protein NEDD8, with protein sequence MLIKVKTLTGKEIEIDIEPTDKVERIKERVEEKEGIPPAQQRLIFSGKQMSDDKTAADYKVTGGSVLHLVLALRGGHICVQNYI encoded by the exons ATGCTTATCAAAGTAAag ACATTGACTGGAAAGGAA attGAAATTGACATAGAACCTACTGataaa gtTGAAAGGATTAAAGAGAGAGTTGAAGAGAAAGAAGGTATTCCTCCTGCTCAACAAAGGCTGATTTTTAGTGGcaaacaaat gagTGATGACAAAACAGCAGCAGACTATAAAGTCACTGGTGGTTCTgttttacatttagttttagCCCTAAGAGGTGGACACATATGTGTGCAAAACTATATCTAG